The following DNA comes from Lentibacillus sp. Marseille-P4043.
CTGAGGGTGGACGATTCGGTATTTGGGTACCTCGCGCATCATTATTGGGACTACCGTATGTGGTAGATGACTTTGAACAATTAAAGGCAGCAATTCATAATACCGAGTATGGAAAAGGCTTGTTAAGTGAATTGGAAGAAGAACATAACTGGAAGATTGTTGCTTCATCGTATAATGGTACACGTCAAACGACATCAAACCGTGCTATTAAATCACTTGACGATATGGAAGGATTAAAATTACGTGTTCCTGAAGCTGATACATTACTAGATTATGCGAAATTCACAGGTGCTTCTCCTACACCAATGGCATTTACAGAAGTATACACTGCACTACAAACAAATGCCGTTGATGGTGAGGAAAATCCACTCACAACAATTGATGCACAGAAGTTTTATGAAGTACAGGACTATTTGGCATTAACGAACCACGTTGTTAACGATAATGAATACGTTGTTAGTACGAAGACATTAGAAAAGTTACCTGATGACTTAAAACAGATTCTAATTGATGGAATTGAAATGGCTGCAGAGGAACATACAAACATGGTTAAGAAACAAGAGGAAGAACTCGTATCTAAATTTGAGGATGAGGGCGTAACTGTTACAGAACCAGATTTAGAAGAATTTAAAAAAGCTGTGTCTGAAGCATATCCAAAGTATTTAGAGGAAATTGGTGATGGTGCGGAAGATTATTTGAAACAAATTCAGGAAGCAAAATAAAAAGCTCAGGTGAATTATATGAAAAAATTTTTTGCTAACCTGGAAGAAATCATTGGAGGGTCATTATTTATTATCATGTTAATAATCTTGACCCTGCAGATTTTTTCTAGACAAATTATGGACTCGCCACTAACATGGTCCGAGGCATTGGCTAAATTTATATTCGTTTATGTTGGCTATTTATCTATTTCATTTGGTATTAAAGAAAGTAATCACGTTTTGATCGATTATTTTGTTAATAAATTTCCGAAGTTAATTCGGAGTACGATTTACTATGTATTCCAGGCTGCTATTTTTATTGCGATTTCTATTATGGGATATTTAGGCTATGAAATGGCATTGCGTAAAGTGCCGGTCGAGATTGTTTCCTTAAATATTTCTTATATGTATATGTACATTGCCTTACCATTGATTTCTATTCTAATTTTATATCGACTTGTTGAGGTGAATGTAAAACAAATCAAGAATAAAAGTGAGGTGAAATAAATGAGTGCACTTACAATACTTATCGGCTGGCTTGTACTGTTGTTTTTAGGGATGCCGGTTGGATTCACACTGATCATCGCTGCACTTGTTTATTTTGCCACTAATGATTGGGAAATGGCATACTTTTCAGCTGCAAAATTAATTGACAGTATTGATACATTTTCTCTATTGGCAGTTCCGTTTTTCATATTAACTGGATCTTTAATGAATTCATCTGGAATAACAGAGCGTATTTTTAACTTTGCTAAGTCATTTGTTGGTCATTTTACTGGCGGTCTAGGCCATGTAAATGTTATGGCAAGCCTTCTTTTTTCCGGGATGTCTGGTTCAGCGTTAGCGGATGCTGGCGGTATTGGCCAGTTGGAAATAAAATCGATGCGTGATGAAAAGTATGATGATGATTACGCAGGTGGTCTGACGGCGGCTTCAGCGATTATTGGTCCGATCATTCCTCCAAGTATTCCACTGATTATTTATGGGGTTGTCTCCGATCAGTCGATTGCTTCATTATTTTTGGCTGGTGTCATTCCAGGGTTGATTATGACAGCTTCTTTAATGGTTATGGCATACTTTTGGGCAAAAAAACGTGGCTATCCAAAGGCTAAAAAAGCCACAATGAAAGAACGATTTTACCATTTTAGAAAATCATTTTGGGCATTGCTCACACCGGTCATTATTATTGGCGGTATTTTTTCGGGGTATTTTACACCAACCGAAGCTGCTGTAATTGCTACGTTATATGCAATGTTTTTAGGGTTTTTTGTTTATAAAGAATTGACATTGAAAAAGTTCTTTTTAAATGTTGTTGATTCGATGCGGTTGACGGGGATTGCGGTGTTGATGATTGTCGGGGTTGAATTTTTTGGCCAAATGATTGCAATTGAACAAATACCGATACAAGTTGCTGACTTCTTCTTAGATGTATCATCAAACCCAATCGTACTATTGCTACTGATAAACGTACTATTAATCTTTTTAGGAATGTTTATTGAATCATTGGCATTATTGATTCTGTTAATACCTATCCTAGTTCCAGTTATTGTAAGTGCTGGAGTAGATCCGGTTCATTTCGGAATCATAGTTATATTAAATCTTATGATTGGTATTTTAACTCCACCGATGGGAATGGCTTTGTTTGTCGTATCTAAGGTCGGAAATATATCGATGAAAACAATTACTAGAGGGGTTGTTCCATTTTTAATTCCGCTAGTAATAACGTTGCTAGTCATTACTGTGTTCCCGCAGTTGGTGTTATTTTTACCAAATGCATTAAATCCGTAAGTTTTCAGGGGAAAAATACCTTGCTCGGGGTTTTTCTCCTTTTTTCATTTACCTGCTATACTAAAAATACTTAATTAGAAATTGCTTTAAAGGACGGGGTTGTATGTCAAATAAAGATTTTCAAGGAAATCAGAAAAAGCCGACCGTGATTATGGAACAGAATAAGCCAATCTTTACGAAATCAGAGCAGAAAATCTATACCTACATTAATGAGAATATGGACAAAGTTTTATATGATTCACTAACTGAACTTTCTGAAGCGAGCGGTGTAGCAGAGGCGACAGTATTGCGTTTCTTTCGTAAGCTTGGATTTAAGGGGTTTCAAGATTTTAAATTCCTCTTGGCGCAGGAACGAACAATGCATCCTAATCATGACAATGATGGAACGTTTATTGAAAAGATTCGCAACAATATTGTGCAGGCCATTAATGACTCATCGGAAATCATTGAGATGGATACATTGCAACAGTGTGTGGATATAATTGATTCGTCAAATGATGTCGTTATTTTTGGTGTTGGCTCATCGGGAATTGCTTGTCACGATATGCATAATCGCTTAATGCGAATCGGGAAACACGCCGAAGTAATTACAGATCCACATTTCCAAGTCATGCGCGCTTCGACCATGACGAAGGAAACTGTTGTTATAGCTGTTAGTCTCTCGGGTAGTACGAAGGATATTTATGATTCCGTAGAGATTGCGAAGGCGAGTAATGCTGCGGTTATTGCATTGACCAATTATGTGAAATCACCACTAACGAGACTATCGGATCATGTATTATTATCCTCAGCTAAGGAAAACCCCTTAGATAGCGGTTCATTAGTGTCTAAAATTTCGCAGTTGTATATAATTGACTTGATTTGTACGGGACTTACGATGAAAAACGTAGAAAAGGCAAAAGAAATTAAGATGAAAATTAGCGAAAATGCCGCTAATAAACTGTATTAATGTTAGTAGTGACAATTAATTATCATTTTTATTATATTATTGACAGTTTAATTTCAATGGTGGTATGATTTGTGTATTAAAAGCTTATGTTTCATGTATGAATGAAGGTATTAGTCAACAACTGAGGGGAATTTAAATGAATATACTTGATAAGGTAAAAGGACAATTAATTGTTTCATGTCAAGCACTGGAAGATGAACCGCTCTATAGTTCATTTATTATGAGCAAGATGGCGCTTGCAGCTAAACTTGGCGGTGCGGCGGGAATACGTGCGAATACAGTAGAAGATATTCGTGCCATTAAACAAGAGGTCGACTTGCCGATCATTGGGATTATTAAAAAAGATTTTCCGGGCAATGGCGTTTTTATTACACCAACTATCCAAGAAGTAGATGAACTTTATCGTGAAGGTGTTGATGTCATTGCTTTTGACGCAACTCAGCGCGAGCGGCCTGATGGTAAGTGTTTCGATCAATTTTTTAAAGCTATTAAATTGAAATATCCAGATCAACTTTTTATGGCTGATATTTCAACTGCAGAAGAAGGAATGAAGGCAGCCCAAGCAGGAGTAGACATTGTTGCTGCTACACTTGCAGGGTATACGCCATACTCGAAGGAAATCAAGCCGATGGAATTAGTACAGGAACTTGTAACAAAAGTTGATGTGCCTGTCATTGCAGAAGGTAATTTTGATACACCAGAAAAGGCGAGCAAGGCACTTGAAGCGGGGGCACACGCAGTTGTCGTGGGAAGTGCGATTACACGGCCGAAACATATTACAGAAACATTTGCTCAAGCGATACAAAACAGCAAAACCATACAAATAGGGGAGGATGCTTGACATGAAGGGTATTTTTACAGCGCTGATGTGTGCTTTTGATGAAAACGGAAATATAGATGAAAAAGGTTTGCGGGAAATTGTTCGTCATAATATTGAGGAATCAAAGGTCGATGGTCTTTATGTGAATGGAAGTACGGGAGAAAGTTTCATGCTTACTACTGAAGCTAAAAAGCGTATTTTTGAAATTGTAAAAGACGAAGGCGGCGATCAAGTGAAATTAATCGCTCAAGTCGGATCTTTGAATATAGATGAAGCGGTTGATCTTGCTAAATTTGCTACAAAGCTAAACTATGATGCTATCTCTGCTGTTACACCGTTCTATTACAAATTTGATTTTGAAGAAATTAAGGATTACTATGAAACGATTGTAAATAGTGTCGATAATAATTTGATTATTTATTCCATCCCAGCGTTAACTGGGGTAAATATGAATTTGGATCAATTTGGTGAATTGTTAGCACATGACAAAATTATTGGTGTGAAATTTACGGCACCGGATTTCTTCCTATTAGAACGATTGCGCCATGCATTCCCAGACAAATTAATTTACTCAGGATTCGATGAAATGCTGTTGTCTGCAAGTGTTTTGAATGTTGATGGTGCGATAGGAAGTACGTTTAATGTAAATGGGAAGCGTGCTCGTGATATTTTTGAATTAGCACAAAACGGAAATGTTGCCGAAGCATTGGAAGTTCAAAAAGTGACGAATGATTTGATTGCAGGCATTCTTGATAATGGACTCTATCAAACGATCAAAGAAATGCTGAAATATAAGGGTGTTCATGCTGGTTATTGTCGCAAGCCTATGAAACAACTTCCAGAAGAGAAAGTTGCCCGTGCTCAGGAACTTGCTAAAAAATATATGTAAGTGGTAAAGAGATAAAAAATGCGGACGTTTTTGCATTGTAGGAAAGCAATATAGAGCTTGTATACGAAAATGCCGGCACGTGTTCATACTGGTTGAGGTGTATGCCGGGCTTTTCTATTCTCTTTCTACTTAACAAGGAGTAAAGCTAATGGAATTAATCGTTATCGATATTGGCGGAACAGCGATAAAATATGGTGTGCTTGATGAACATGAGAATCTATTGTTTCGCGAAAGTATTCCATCTGAGGCACATCTTGGCGGTAATGAATTGATAAAGAAAGTTTTACGTATTTGTGATCAAGTGAAGCGTAAGTGGGATGTCTTCGGTGTCGCAATTAGTTCGGCGGGACAAATTGATAGTGAGCATGGTGTTGTTGTTCATGCTACCGAGACAATTCCAGGATATACAGGGATGTCTGTCACGGAAATGGTTACCGAACATACGGGGCTACCTGCAACGATTGAGAATGATGTTAACTGTACAGCAATCGGTGAACATTGGAAAGGCGCAGCTGTTGGTGTAGACGATTTTGTGTGCATGACATTTGGAACGGGAATTGGCGGTGCTTTATTTATGAATGGTCAGTTGCATGCCGGTGCCAACTTTTCAGCAGGCGAATTCGGACATATCAATTTGTATAAGGACGGTAAGCTGTGTACCTGTGGCAATTATGGTTGTTACGAGCGTTATGCTTCAAGTGCGGCATTATCTGAAATTGTTGCAAGTGAGTTTGGTAGATCCATCCAGTTACCAGTGTTTTTTCAGATGGTGAAACAAGGTGATGCGTTAAGCGTGGAGATCTTCAATAAATGGATTGATGATGTTGCGACAGGTATTCAATCAATTGTACATATTTTTAACCCTAAGCTGGTTGTTATTGGCGGTGGAATTACCGCACAAGGTGACTTCTTGCTACATGCTATGCAATCCGCAGTCGATGAAAAGCTAATGCCAAACCACCGCAACCAACTCAACCTAAAGCTAGCCCTAAATGATAATAATGCAAACCTATTAGGAGCAGCAAAGCACTATTTCACGAAGCAGTGATTTGGGACATGGGGACAGGTTCCTTGTCCCACCAATTTTTTCCAAAATGCTTGGTGCTTATGGAATTCTGCTGATGCAAAAGAAGGAAGCAATCGACAAATTAAACCAAGTGCAGCAGATGCGGAAGTGACAGTGTTGTTCTACCTGATCAAATAAAAGGTGCACCACATGTTATTCAGTCCGAAAAAGGTGCGTTGCTGGTTCAATTTGTTCGGATATTTAGCAAATCATCTGCTAGTCCAGCTGTTTTTTTTCGAGTGTTTCGTTGATAGCTCTACCTTGTCACGAAGTATTTTAAGTATTTAGGAATTTTACTGTATAAAATGGAATAGATGCTTCATTGCATATTTTGTCTTTAAGCATGAAAATACCCCCAGTTTGGTTGATGGTCTCTTCGCAATTCTATTATGCCAAATTTTGGGGGTGTTTTTTTAGTTTTTAATAAGGTATTGAATTTTCAGTGCAGCTTTTTAAGTGACCTCGACCTGTCCCGGTGTCCCATCCCCAGTTTAAAGCTCTGTCTTAAAATAGCGCTGGGACAAGAAACCTGTCCGAGGCCACTGAAAAAGTCCGGTTCACAAAAATGAAAAGTATACTATCCACGGTATATAGATGATTATATTTGATAACGACACTAAATATAGCGTTTTGTTCAATGCTATCTTATATAATAGTCACTTTTTCAGTGGCCTCAACCTGTCCCCATGTCCCATAATTAATGCGCATGACTATTACGTTTCTGTTATTATTGGTATAATGAAGTTGAAGGTTCTTTACATTCATGATATAAATTATCTTAGTTGAAAAAAGGTAATTTACCACATAAAAGGAGTGGAACTTATGCAACAGAGTCAATTTGAAAAAATGAAAAACGGTGAAGGGTTTATCGCAGCACTTGATCAAAGTGGTGGTAGTACTCCAAAAGCACTAGCCTTGTATGGTATTGAAGAGGATTCGTATAACGGCAAGGACGAAATGTTTGATCTTGTACACGAGATGCGGACTCGAATCATCACATCACCTGCTTTTGATTCCGAATATATCATCGGTGCCATTTTGTTTGAACAAACGATGGATCGCGAAATCGAAGGAATGTACACAGCTGATTATTTAGCTGAAAAAAAAGGCATTGTTCCTTTCTTAAAAGTGGACAAGGGTCTTGCTGAAGAGTCAAATGGCGTGCAAATGATGAAGCCGATCACTGACTTGGATGAAACATTGAAACGAGCGAATGAACGTCACATCTTTGGAACAAAAATGCGCTCCGTTATCAAGGAAGCAAATCCAGAAGGTATCAAGGCTGTCGTCGCGCAACAATTCGAAATTGGTAAACAGATTGTAGCTGCTGGTCTTGTTCCAATTATTGAGCCGGAAGTAGACATTAACAGTAAAGAAAAAGAAAAATGTGAGGAACTATTGAAAGCTGAGATTCTTGATCAGCTTAACAAGTTGGGTGACGATGAGCATGTGATGTTGAAAGTTACCATTCCAACTGTTGCAAACACATACAAAGAATTGATTGAGCATCCAAACGTTGTGCGTGTTGTCGCACTTTCTGGTGGTTACGCTGTAGACGAAGCAAATGAAAAGCTGAAGGAAAATAATGGACTTATTGCCAGCTTCTCCCGTGCACTATCACAGGATTTAAATGCCAACCAAACAGATGAAGAATTCAATAACGCGCTTGGCAAGGCAGTAAAATCTATATACGAAGCTTCAATTTCATAAGCTTAGCAATCCAATCCTGGGGAATTCCCCCAGGATTTTTTTGTGCTGGGACATGGGCGGTCACGGTGGGACATGGGGACAGGTTTGTTGTCCCGGCTGAGATTGTCGGAGTGATGCGGGATAGAGGGTGGGACGCGGGACCTGTCCCCATGTCCCAGTTATTTTATTTTTTAAAAAATATATTGACAATGAATACGTTTTCATTTATATTTAGTTTAAATATTTAAAAAATAGGTGGTTGGGATGGTTTCATCAAAAGATGTAGCAAGTTACGCAGGTGTATCACAAACGACGGTATCTAGAGTGCTTAATTCTCCAGATAAAGTGAATAAAGAAACATATGAAAAAGTTCTCGCAGCAATGAAGGAATTGAATTATCGTCCAAACTCAATTGCCCAATCATTAGTTAATAAAAAGACAGGATCGATAGCGCTATTATCAGGTCCGCTACACAATCCTTTCTTTGTAGAAACAACGACTTCTATCGTTAATTATGCAAAAGAAAGTGGATTCAATGTAAATGTCCATTTTGAAAATCTTGGGGATAACATGTCCGTTTACCAGGATGTTTTAAGTCATCGGGTTGATGGAATAATTTTGTCTTCCGTTTTGTATGATGATCCAATTTATGACCAACTTAAGAACCTTGATATTCCATTTATCATGTTTAATCGAAAACATAAAGAACCGGGACATTTTGTTGAAATGGATAATGTGCAAGCAGGGAGAATAGCTACGGATCATTTGATTAATTTGAATCATCGCGAAATTGTGTGGGTAGGCGGCCCTACTAACATGACAACTTTTAGTGGTCGATTAGAAGGATTCAAACAATCTTTAATCGCGAACAGTATTGCCGAAGATCCTAGGAACATTATTATAACTGATACGAGCAAGCAATCCATTTTTGAGGTAATTGAGTCTGTTATGTCGCGCAAAGAACGTCCGACTGCTATTTTTGCAGCAACAGATTCTATTGCAATTTATATTATGGATTTTCTTCAACAAAAAGGCTACAGGATTCCTGATGACATTAGCATTATAGGTATTGACAATGTGGAGTTAAGTCGTCATCATTCATTCCAACTTAGTACCGTTGGAATCATCAATAACAAAAACCTTGGCAGGATTGCTATTGAAAATCTTGTTAACCTTATTGATGGAGAAGGAAACAATAATCCAGGCTTTGTTCAGAAAACATTGGAAACAAAATTATTTTCCAGAATAACAACCAAAAAGTTGTAGAATAAACCTAAAGTTAAAATTGAATACATTTGCATAAAATATACAAAAATAAGGAGGTTTTATAATGTGTTATGTCAATAACTATTTAGAAAGGTTAAGGGAATCAAGTTTGAATACGTATTCACTATTAGATCCTCATACTCGAGAGGAAATTAGAGATATCCCTGATTGCAGTGATATTCAAATGAAAGAAGCAATAACGAAAAGTAAACAAGCATTTAATAAAATGAGAGCGCTGACTTCAGAGGAACGATCGAATATTTTGGACAGGGCTAGTAGCATTATTGCGGAAAATAGAGAAGACTTTGCTCAAACCATTACATTAGAATCAGGGAAGCCTATCAAGTTTGCTAGAGGGGAAGTTGACCGGACTATTCAAACACTGAAATTCGCGTCAATTGAAGCAAGAAAATTAGAAGGAGAATCAATTCGATTAGATGCTGCGACAAATGGTGGCGGAAGAGATGCTTATACAATTTACCAACCAATTGGTGTTGTTGGTGCAATTACTCCCTTTAATTTCCCGCTAAATTTGGTCGTACATAAAGCGGGTCCGGCGCTTGGGGTAGGAAATACAATCATCGTGAAACCAGCTGAAAAAACTCCGCTATCGGCTATCAAACTAGCAGAATTTTTTGAGCAGGCGGGTTTACCTGATGGAGCGTATCAGGTTGTTACTGGTGATGGCCCTAGACTAGGTAAAGTGCTAATTGACCATCCTGACGTACAAAAAATTACGTTTACTGGGAGCCCGCAAGTTGGGGAACATATTAAGTCACAAGCTGGCTTGAAAAAGGTAACCTTGGAGCTGGGCAGTAATTCCGCTCTATACATTGATGAAAGCGTTCATAATAAAGTGCAGGAAATCGCTAAAAAAGCAGTCAATGGTGCTTTTTCATATAATGGGCAAGTATGTATTAGCACGCAAAGAATTTATGTCCACAAAGATGTGAAAGAAGAATTTATCACTTCATTTAAAATGGCTACAGAATCACTACAATATGGAGATCCTAGAGAGGATACGACAGATATATCCGGGGTCATTGACCAGAAGTCACAGCAGCGTATTCTTAGTTGGATTGAAGAAGCGATACATGAAGGAGCAGAGTTAATTACGGGTGGAACGATGGAGGATAACGGCGTGAAACCAACCGTACTTGCAAATGTATCATCGAGATCAAAAGTAGCTTGTAAGGAAGTGTTTGGACCTGTCGTATTAATAAATACAGTGGATAGTGCAGAAACAGCACTGACAGAAATGAATAATAGCGAGTACGGATTAAATGCAGGTGTCTTCACGTATGATCTACCGCAGGCGTTTAATTTTGCTCATAAATTAGAAGTTGGCCAAGTTCTAGTTAATGACTTGCCAACGTTACGTTTTGATCATATGCCATATGGCGGATTAAAATCATCTGGTTATGGATACGAAGGAATCAAGTATGCCATGCGGGAAATGGTTCATATGAAATTTATTAGCATGAATTATACCTTTTAGGTGGTGAAGTAATGTATACATTTTCATTGGATGGAATTAGAGCACCGCAAAACGCCAAACCCTTGTTTTACCCTTACGAAGTTACACAATGGCAGATACAATATAAACCATTTCCCTTTATGAAAATGAAAACAGAGAACAAATATTTAATTACGAATCTAACAAGAAAAGAAACGAACTTTTTTGAAGGAAATGTAAATAAATTTGTCCCTTTCCAAGAAAAAGAGGATGCGCTAATCTTGCCAACGAATTATTTGCAAGAAGAACGGGTTAACGTTTCTGATAAATTTTTGGAAAATTACTACATCCATAAAAGAAAAGTATGGTCATATCCTAAAATAAGCTTGTTGAATACGTATGCATTGTTTGTACCTTATTTCATTTATAAAAAGCGAATCAAAAATGTGGAAAAAGATTTTTTATTGGAACCGTCAAGTGGGAGTGAGGATTTGCTAGACAAATATAAAGAAATCCAAAAATATGTACAAGAACAGGGGGTGATCACTTGACTTTCCTATTTGTAATGATTGGTGTCTTAGTCACAACATGGGTGGGTATGGCAATTGTGTTATTTAAAACTAGTTTATTAGACAAATAAGGGAGGTGGATGGAATTGGATAGTGTAATGATTTATTCATGGATTTTTATGGCTCTTTTTATCATTATGATGCTAGTAATGGGTTATATCGGAATGAAACGTACGAATAACCCAGACGATTTTGCAACAGCGCGATCTAGTTATGGGCCAATTACGATTGCACTTGTTATAAGTGCAGGTATTTCAAGTGGGTCAACCTTTATGGGAATGCCTGGGTTAGCTTATGATATTGGAGCACCAAGTTTGTGGTATCCATTACTATACCCTGTTGCTACGGTAATTGGGATGTTGTTTGTAGCAAAAACTATAAAAGTTTATGGCGATAAATTTGGAACGAGAACTATTCCAGACTTTATCGGTGATCGTTTTAATAGTGAGTTTCTAAGAATTACACTTTCTATTATTACGATCTTGTTAATATTTTATGTTGTATCCCAGTTTGTAGCAGCTGCGACTATGTTCCAAACTATGATGGGTGTGGATTACAATGTTGGCTTGTTTATTACAGGTATTGTATTAGCGGTTTATGTATTTTTAGGTGGTTCCCACTCAGACATTTTAACAGATGCAGTCC
Coding sequences within:
- a CDS encoding MurR/RpiR family transcriptional regulator, translating into MSNKDFQGNQKKPTVIMEQNKPIFTKSEQKIYTYINENMDKVLYDSLTELSEASGVAEATVLRFFRKLGFKGFQDFKFLLAQERTMHPNHDNDGTFIEKIRNNIVQAINDSSEIIEMDTLQQCVDIIDSSNDVVIFGVGSSGIACHDMHNRLMRIGKHAEVITDPHFQVMRASTMTKETVVIAVSLSGSTKDIYDSVEIAKASNAAVIALTNYVKSPLTRLSDHVLLSSAKENPLDSGSLVSKISQLYIIDLICTGLTMKNVEKAKEIKMKISENAANKLY
- a CDS encoding aldehyde dehydrogenase family protein; its protein translation is MCYVNNYLERLRESSLNTYSLLDPHTREEIRDIPDCSDIQMKEAITKSKQAFNKMRALTSEERSNILDRASSIIAENREDFAQTITLESGKPIKFARGEVDRTIQTLKFASIEARKLEGESIRLDAATNGGGRDAYTIYQPIGVVGAITPFNFPLNLVVHKAGPALGVGNTIIVKPAEKTPLSAIKLAEFFEQAGLPDGAYQVVTGDGPRLGKVLIDHPDVQKITFTGSPQVGEHIKSQAGLKKVTLELGSNSALYIDESVHNKVQEIAKKAVNGAFSYNGQVCISTQRIYVHKDVKEEFITSFKMATESLQYGDPREDTTDISGVIDQKSQQRILSWIEEAIHEGAELITGGTMEDNGVKPTVLANVSSRSKVACKEVFGPVVLINTVDSAETALTEMNNSEYGLNAGVFTYDLPQAFNFAHKLEVGQVLVNDLPTLRFDHMPYGGLKSSGYGYEGIKYAMREMVHMKFISMNYTF
- a CDS encoding fructose bisphosphate aldolase encodes the protein MQQSQFEKMKNGEGFIAALDQSGGSTPKALALYGIEEDSYNGKDEMFDLVHEMRTRIITSPAFDSEYIIGAILFEQTMDREIEGMYTADYLAEKKGIVPFLKVDKGLAEESNGVQMMKPITDLDETLKRANERHIFGTKMRSVIKEANPEGIKAVVAQQFEIGKQIVAAGLVPIIEPEVDINSKEKEKCEELLKAEILDQLNKLGDDEHVMLKVTIPTVANTYKELIEHPNVVRVVALSGGYAVDEANEKLKENNGLIASFSRALSQDLNANQTDEEFNNALGKAVKSIYEASIS
- a CDS encoding ROK family protein, which translates into the protein MELIVIDIGGTAIKYGVLDEHENLLFRESIPSEAHLGGNELIKKVLRICDQVKRKWDVFGVAISSAGQIDSEHGVVVHATETIPGYTGMSVTEMVTEHTGLPATIENDVNCTAIGEHWKGAAVGVDDFVCMTFGTGIGGALFMNGQLHAGANFSAGEFGHINLYKDGKLCTCGNYGCYERYASSAALSEIVASEFGRSIQLPVFFQMVKQGDALSVEIFNKWIDDVATGIQSIVHIFNPKLVVIGGGITAQGDFLLHAMQSAVDEKLMPNHRNQLNLKLALNDNNANLLGAAKHYFTKQ
- a CDS encoding TRAP transporter small permease gives rise to the protein MKKFFANLEEIIGGSLFIIMLIILTLQIFSRQIMDSPLTWSEALAKFIFVYVGYLSISFGIKESNHVLIDYFVNKFPKLIRSTIYYVFQAAIFIAISIMGYLGYEMALRKVPVEIVSLNISYMYMYIALPLISILILYRLVEVNVKQIKNKSEVK
- a CDS encoding LacI family DNA-binding transcriptional regulator is translated as MVSSKDVASYAGVSQTTVSRVLNSPDKVNKETYEKVLAAMKELNYRPNSIAQSLVNKKTGSIALLSGPLHNPFFVETTTSIVNYAKESGFNVNVHFENLGDNMSVYQDVLSHRVDGIILSSVLYDDPIYDQLKNLDIPFIMFNRKHKEPGHFVEMDNVQAGRIATDHLINLNHREIVWVGGPTNMTTFSGRLEGFKQSLIANSIAEDPRNIIITDTSKQSIFEVIESVMSRKERPTAIFAATDSIAIYIMDFLQQKGYRIPDDISIIGIDNVELSRHHSFQLSTVGIINNKNLGRIAIENLVNLIDGEGNNNPGFVQKTLETKLFSRITTKKL
- a CDS encoding sialic acid TRAP transporter substrate-binding protein SiaP, translated to MKKSFLYLGILLLAIVGLAGCSGGDDDEASADGGNGDKDYELKFGLVAGNQQVEYKAVEKLADYVNEESDGQLTIKIYPNSQLGDDRAMLEQLQEGTLDMTQAEGGRFGIWVPRASLLGLPYVVDDFEQLKAAIHNTEYGKGLLSELEEEHNWKIVASSYNGTRQTTSNRAIKSLDDMEGLKLRVPEADTLLDYAKFTGASPTPMAFTEVYTALQTNAVDGEENPLTTIDAQKFYEVQDYLALTNHVVNDNEYVVSTKTLEKLPDDLKQILIDGIEMAAEEHTNMVKKQEEELVSKFEDEGVTVTEPDLEEFKKAVSEAYPKYLEEIGDGAEDYLKQIQEAK
- a CDS encoding N-acetylneuraminate lyase, yielding MKGIFTALMCAFDENGNIDEKGLREIVRHNIEESKVDGLYVNGSTGESFMLTTEAKKRIFEIVKDEGGDQVKLIAQVGSLNIDEAVDLAKFATKLNYDAISAVTPFYYKFDFEEIKDYYETIVNSVDNNLIIYSIPALTGVNMNLDQFGELLAHDKIIGVKFTAPDFFLLERLRHAFPDKLIYSGFDEMLLSASVLNVDGAIGSTFNVNGKRARDIFELAQNGNVAEALEVQKVTNDLIAGILDNGLYQTIKEMLKYKGVHAGYCRKPMKQLPEEKVARAQELAKKYM
- a CDS encoding N-acetylmannosamine-6-phosphate 2-epimerase, with protein sequence MNILDKVKGQLIVSCQALEDEPLYSSFIMSKMALAAKLGGAAGIRANTVEDIRAIKQEVDLPIIGIIKKDFPGNGVFITPTIQEVDELYREGVDVIAFDATQRERPDGKCFDQFFKAIKLKYPDQLFMADISTAEEGMKAAQAGVDIVAATLAGYTPYSKEIKPMELVQELVTKVDVPVIAEGNFDTPEKASKALEAGAHAVVVGSAITRPKHITETFAQAIQNSKTIQIGEDA
- a CDS encoding TRAP transporter large permease codes for the protein MSALTILIGWLVLLFLGMPVGFTLIIAALVYFATNDWEMAYFSAAKLIDSIDTFSLLAVPFFILTGSLMNSSGITERIFNFAKSFVGHFTGGLGHVNVMASLLFSGMSGSALADAGGIGQLEIKSMRDEKYDDDYAGGLTAASAIIGPIIPPSIPLIIYGVVSDQSIASLFLAGVIPGLIMTASLMVMAYFWAKKRGYPKAKKATMKERFYHFRKSFWALLTPVIIIGGIFSGYFTPTEAAVIATLYAMFLGFFVYKELTLKKFFLNVVDSMRLTGIAVLMIVGVEFFGQMIAIEQIPIQVADFFLDVSSNPIVLLLLINVLLIFLGMFIESLALLILLIPILVPVIVSAGVDPVHFGIIVILNLMIGILTPPMGMALFVVSKVGNISMKTITRGVVPFLIPLVITLLVITVFPQLVLFLPNALNP